A segment of the Candidatus Korarchaeum sp. genome:
GTGCATTCCAGTATCTGATTCCGCTCCGCTGAATACCTCCTCATAGATCTCGACGATCTCCCTCTCGGAGTAGCCAAATATCTTCCTACCGACTATGAGGCCCAGCGCTGGTTCATCTACGAAGACGTAGCCTATCCCCTTACGTGAGGCCCAATCGACTAACTTCCTCACATAAGGGACGAAGAACGAGAAGACAGCATCCTTATTAGTTATCATAGAGTCCATGAGGCCCTCTCCAATCACTTTGCTCGCTAAAGTGAGGGGCCCGGTCACTGGGAGCCTCAGGCCCCTGGGATCGGCTTTAGATCTCTCCAAGAATGATTCTACTTCACTCATATCTATTATAGGCTCATCTAGGCTCAGAGCCTCATATCTGTCCTCCTTAACTTTCCTCAACTTCCCGCTGGATGCCAGAGGATCTAGGTAAATCTCCGTGAAGCTCTTGAGCTGAGGAATAGGGGGAACCGATATCCCTGAGCTGACAGTATCGAGATAAGCCCTCAGCATATTATCCTGCGAGTGCTCTAGGGGATAGCTCCCGACGTGAGAGGATCTCATAACCTCACCTCAGCTTACCGTATCTATCGCACTAAAAGCTTAAGTCGAGTCCCGTTTGAAATACGAGTGCTCAACTTAGATGCTGAGACTAAGCTGACATGTCTCCTAGGCCATCCCGTGAAGCACTCAGCCTCTCCAGCGATCCATAACTCCTCTTACAGGGAATTAGGACTGAACGCAGTCTATCTAGCTTTCGATGTCCTCAGGATAGATGTAGCTATCGAGGGTCTGAGGGAGTTAGGCGCTGTGGGTTGCAATATAACTATACCGCACAAAGAGAAAGTGATAGAGCTCC
Coding sequences within it:
- a CDS encoding methionine synthase, which encodes MRSSHVGSYPLEHSQDNMLRAYLDTVSSGISVPPIPQLKSFTEIYLDPLASSGKLRKVKEDRYEALSLDEPIIDMSEVESFLERSKADPRGLRLPVTGPLTLASKVIGEGLMDSMITNKDAVFSFFVPYVRKLVDWASRKGIGYVFVDEPALGLIVGRKIFGYSEREIVEIYEEVFSGAESDTGMHVCGRISPLLSDILMRVPVKYLSHEFHDTRENMKSFSREKLEEYDKIISPGVVSARNPEVESLEEVSSLLREILERFGPRVDLVSADCGFGGLRGLKNSYDISLRKLKLVAEVSSSLLKLS